GATGTTGGTCACGGCGCCGGCGTCGCCGACGACCATGATCTCCGTCGGCGCCCACCGGCGCAGCTGCTGGGCGATCAGCGGGCTCAGGTGCGCCGGGATCCCGTTGACCAGGTTGTAGGAGGCCATCACCGCCACCGCCGCGCCGGCGGCCAGGGGGGCGCGGAAGGCCGGTAGTTCGTACTCGTGCAGCACCCGGGCGGGTAGGTCGCTGCTGGTGGTGGCCCGGTCGGTCTCGTTGTTGTAGCCGCAGAAGTGCTTCAGGGTGGGTGCGGTGCGCCACCGGTGGGGGTCCTCGCCGCGCAGGCCCCGGGCGTAGGCGGTGGCGAGCAGGCCGGTCAGCCACGGGTCCTCGGCCCAGCCCTCCTCGTTGCGGCCCCAGCGGGGGTCGCGCAGCGGGTTGACCACCGGCGCCCACACGTTGAGCCCGACCCGGTCGGGGTCGTGGTGGTGTCTGACGCGTACCTCGGTGCCGACGGCGGCGCCCACGGCCCGGATCAGCTCGGCGTCCCAGGTGCTGGCCAGGCCGATCACCTGGGGGAAGACCGTGGCCGGGCCGAGCCAGGCCACCCCGTGCAGGGCCTCGGTGCCGGTGCGGAACGGCGGCAGGCCGAGCCGGTCCACCGGCGCCTGCCACTGGTGCAGCAGACCGAGTTTCTCCGGCAGGGTGAGCTGGCCCAGCAGGTCGTCGACCCGGGCGGCGGGCCACGGGTCGGTGCTGCGGTCGGTGTGGTCGGTCATGGCGGTTGCCTTCCGTGCTCGCCGCACGTCCGGCGCGGTGTCGAAGCGCTTCGACGGGCGTCGTGACGAGGTGGCATCGCGGTGTGGTGGTCGGACCGTCGACGGTGGACGCGGTGAAGCGCTTCGACGGCCCGGTGGAACCAGCCGACCCGGGTTGCCCGGACGACGGGGCGGCGCTTCGAGGTTGGCACCACCGTGCCGATGTGGTCAAGGGCCGGCGACCGGCGGATCCGGTGCCCCGGCGGTGCCTCACCGCGCCGGAAGTCGACCACTTTCGATGGCTGCGAGTGCGGCGGTCGCCCCACCCAGGGCGGTGGCCTGCGCGCCCAGCACCGAGGCGGCCAACCGGCAACCGCCCACAGCTCGGTCGGCGAGCTCCTGGCGCGCGGTGGGCAGCAGCCAGGCGCCCAGGGTCGCGAAGTGCCCGCCGACCACCACTACCTCCGGATCGACCAGGTTGGCCACCATCGACACCGCGTGGCCCAGGTGCCGACCGATCCCGGCCAGCTGCGCCAGCACCGCCGGATCACCCTGACGGGCCAGCGTCTCGACCCGGTCGAGCTCCGGCAGGAAGTCGGTCACCGGGCCGTCGGCGACGGTGTCGGGCAACACCCGGGCGATCACCGCGGGCAGCCCGACCCACGCCTCCACACACCCGAGACGCCCACAGGCGCACCGCGGCCCCTCGGCGGCCAACGGCAGGTGGCCGAGTTCGCCGGCCAACCCCCGGCCACCCCGCAGCAGCCGTCCGGCGCAGATGATCCCGGCGCCGACCCCGGTGCCGCCGGTGAGGTGCACCAGGTGGCCGGTGCCGGCGTACGCGCCGTGGCGGTGCTCGGCCAGGGCGGCCAGGTTCGCCTCGTTGTCCACGCCGACGACGTACTCCGGGTCACCCAGGGCGGCCCGCAGCTCACCGGCCAGGTCGACCCCCCGCCACCGCAGGGCGGTGGACAGCTCGACCCGACCGGCGGCGTCGACCAGTCCGGGCACCCCGACGGTGAGGCCGAGCACCGTGCGGCCCTGACCGGTGACCCGGTTCAGCGCCCGGCGGGCCAACGCGGCCAGCGCGCGCACCGTGTCACCGGGAGCCGCCGCCGGCGCGGCGAAGGCCCGCCGCCAGGTCAGCAGCCGGGTCCCGGCCAGGTCGATCGCGACGACGGTCAGCTCGTCGCCGCCGATCTCCATGCCCAACGCCGCGTACGGCTCACCGTCGAGCACCAGCATGGTGGCGGGCCGGCCGATCCGGTGCTCGGTCAGCCCGGTCTCGCGGACCAGCCGGCCCTCGATCAGCTCGGTGACCAGGCTGGAGACGGTGGCCTTGT
Above is a window of Micromonospora yangpuensis DNA encoding:
- a CDS encoding ROK family transcriptional regulator, with product MISVHNEPQPTELGDVRMANRAVVLRHVRVHAPCSRADIAAHTGLNKATVSSLVTELIEGRLVRETGLTEHRIGRPATMLVLDGEPYAALGMEIGGDELTVVAIDLAGTRLLTWRRAFAAPAAAPGDTVRALAALARRALNRVTGQGRTVLGLTVGVPGLVDAAGRVELSTALRWRGVDLAGELRAALGDPEYVVGVDNEANLAALAEHRHGAYAGTGHLVHLTGGTGVGAGIICAGRLLRGGRGLAGELGHLPLAAEGPRCACGRLGCVEAWVGLPAVIARVLPDTVADGPVTDFLPELDRVETLARQGDPAVLAQLAGIGRHLGHAVSMVANLVDPEVVVVGGHFATLGAWLLPTARQELADRAVGGCRLAASVLGAQATALGGATAALAAIESGRLPAR